One Triticum dicoccoides isolate Atlit2015 ecotype Zavitan chromosome 3B, WEW_v2.0, whole genome shotgun sequence genomic window, AACCATGACGTAATCCAAATAACTGGTGCAGGCATAGATCCCACATCTTCTACTTAACCAACCATGCGACTTCGTTGATCCCTAATGTAAACTGTAATGCACCAAATTAAACCACAGGGCACATAGTTTATTGCATCCAAACCTAACCCTAACCCAAGGAAGAAATTGGACCAGACCAAACTAAAGCCCACATAATTCACTCTGCACACCTTCCTGGCAGCACATCCATAATCCCAAACACTAATCCCAATCAACATCATAAGAGAACCTCCTAATTACTAAATGACTTCAAGAATCTAAGCAGAACCAAGTCCCTTGTAAACAACAAAGGCACACTTTATGCAAACCAGCTAAAGCTAACAAGGCAGCAACAAATGTCCATTTTTTGGAACCTAGTCAAACCACCGATTCAAAAGATTCCAATATTTGGAACCTAGCTAAATCCTTCTATCTCCCATCGATTCCAAGCAAGGTAGCACAAAAGGCCCCAAAAAGTGCCATCTTTGGAACCTAGCCAGACCATCCAGCCAAAAAAAATTCCTATTACTTGGAATCTAGCCATACCAAAGAGCACAAAGGCCCCAATCTTTGGAATATAGTAGTCCTAATCCAACACCATCTCCAAACAGAGAAGACCAAAAACCTACAAGCATAGAACCTTCACATTGTGGTCTTTAGTTTGGCGTACTCACCGGAAAAGGAGGAGGCCCAGTCCGATGCGCCCCTGCAAGGTTGTACCTCATGGCCAGCGGGAAGCGGAGCCACGCGTGGGGGCGAGGGAGGAGACGAAGAGGAGCCGCCGGAGTGCACCAGAGCCGCGTCGGCGACGAAGACAATGCccagcccgaaaccctagccacgggcCATGGCTACAGGGACTCGCCCATTGCCTGCAAGTCGCCACCGCCGCCGGGATGGACGCGTGAGAGGAAGAGACGTGCGACGCGACTATGCGCTGGGGGGCAGAGGAGAGAGGCGTAGGGAAGGAGGAGGCCGACCCCCTAGGCCACGCCGCCCACGCCGCGTCCCATATGCCGTCGACTTTGCCTTGCCTCGCCATTCCTTCTTCCCTCTCGTGGGAGCCGAGGACGGGGCGGAGCGTTAGGATTTGGGCGGCGCCAGATCGGAGGGGTGGAAGGAGGAGGCCGTGAGGGGAGGAGGCCTGGCGACGacagggaaggaggagaaggaggcgcgggtggggaggaggccgggcggcggcggagaaggaggagagggANNNNNNNNNNNNNNNNNNNNNNNNNNNNNNNNNNNNNNNNNNNNNNNNNNNNNNNNNNNNNNNNNNNNNNNNNNNNNNNNNNNNNNNNNNNNNNNNNNNNNNNNNNNNNNNNNNNNNNNNNNNNNNNNNNNNNNNNNNNNNNNNNNNNNNNNNNNNNNNNNNNNNNNNNNNNNNNNNNNNNNNNNNNNNNNNNNNNNNNNNNNNNNNNNNNNNNNNNNNNNNNNNNNNNNNNNNNNNNNNNNNNNNNNNNNNNNNNNNNNNNNNNNNNNNNNNNNNNNNNNNNNNNNNNNNNNNNNNNNNNNNNNNNNNNNNNNNNNNNNNNNNNNNNNNNNNNNNNNNNNNNNNNNNNNNNNNNNNNNNNNNNNNNNNNNNNNNNNNNNNNNNNNNNNNNNNNNNNNNNNNNNNNNNNNNNNNNNNNNNNNNNNNNNNNNNNNNNNNNNNNNNNNNNNNNNNNNNNNNNNNNNNNNNNNNNNNNNNNNNNNNNNNNNNNNNNNNNNNNNNNNNNNNNNNNNNNNNNNNNNNNNNNNNNNCAGCggcggggaaggaggagagggaggcgcgggtggggagaaggccgggcggcggcggggaaggaggGAGAGAGGCGAGGCGGGAGGAAGAGAAGAGGGTGCGGCGCGAGTGGGGGAGGAGCGACGACCGCACGCTCACCCTATCGAATTGGATATTTTTCCAGGCATGTGAAATGACGTAAATGCCCTCGGTGGGGCAACGAAATTACACGCGGTGGCACGAAACGGGGgtaactattcattccagcagtaacTTTTTTTTATCCGACGGACGAGGTCGTTCTAGGGGTCGATCCGACGGCCCAAGATCCATCAAGCAGCCAGATCCAACGGCCAGGAATGCCAAATCATTGAGGAGCCGGGAGAGGAGCTTCTATTCTTATCTCTGGATATAAGCCAGATGCCgatgtctttcgttgaggaaaaaaaaaAGAACACCAAACCCtacccacccgccgccgccgccgtcaatggCGAAGCGCCCGCGCCGGTCCTACTCCCTGGAGTCCCGCGTACGCCGACTCATCCTATCAGATGCCGGCCTCGCCGTCCCCGGCTCCTCCGCCGACGACGTCGCCCGCGCCATCCGCTCCCGCCACCGCGAGTACCAGCGCTACAAGCTCGAGTTATTCGCCTCCGTCGTTCGCCGGGCCATCCCCTCCCTACCGCCTCCCGGCGATGCCAGCTGCTCCGACAGCGCCTCCGGCGCCTCCTGCCGCCGCAGCAGCCATGGCGCCACATCGTCCTCCACCACCACCCACTCGCCGCCTCCCCCCGCCTTTGACGTCACGAAATCGCTGCTGCGTTCCTGCTACTCCTCCCAAACATCCAAACGAGACCCCGACACTGACCAGCAGCTCGAGATGGAGCTCGCCGTGGAGAAGGTTCTCAGGCGGCCTGATGCTCAAGGAGGCCACGGTGGGCAAAAAGGGGTAATGTTTGCTGACCTGGGGGGCATGGAGTCGGTGACAGAGCAGCTGAGGATGGAGGTGGTGGTCCCGCTGTGCCATCCGGAGCTGCCGCTGCACCTTGGAGTGCGGCCCGTTGCCGGGATTCTGCTGCACGGACCGCCCGGCTGTGGGAAGACCACACTTGCCCAAGCAATTGCCAACGAGACCGGCGTGTCGTTCTACAAACGCTCGGCGACCGAATTCGTGTCTGGTGTCTCCGGTATGCGGTTCGATTCTTAATttgcaccaagtttgtgtaatactCACTCTTATTGAGGATAAAGATTAGTTATCAGGAGTGATTTTGTTCTTGCAGGAGGTTCCGAGGAGAACATCAGAACCTTGTTTAACGACGCATACAGGACTGCTCCCTCAATTGTATTTATAGACGAGATAGATGCGATCGCAGCTAAGCGGGATGATATGcagcgaggaatggaacggcggGTGGTTACACAGTTGATGACATGCATGGATGAATTCCACCAGAACATCCCATCTGATGCCGATGACATGGAGGATGATTCACAATCATATGAGAAGAAGAAGCCTGGCTATGTTATTGTTATTGGAGCTACGAACAGACCTGATGCTGTCGACCAAGCGCTTCGAAGACCAGGAAGGTTTGATCGGGAAATATATCTTGGCGTTCCAGATGAGAATGCCCGGAAACAGATACTGGAGAGGCTCACTCAGAAACTTCGATTGCCCCCGGAAGGCCAATTTGATTTGTTGAAGATAGCAAAGGCCACGGCAGGATTCGTTGGTGCAGACTTGAAGGCGTTGGTTGATACAGCAGGGAGTGTAGCTATGAAAAGATTTTTTAATGCTAGAAAAGACAAGTTTCTGAAGGAAGGAAACAACCTGGACTACCGGAAGCATCCTTTGGATAAACATGAGATGCAGGGCCTAAGTATAACTATGGATGACTTTGAGGTAATTAAGCTTTCCGCCTTTTACATCTACATCCCTAGCTAGAATCCTTACGTTTATTTCATCTAGTTTAAGATTTGTATTCAATAattatctttttctctctcttACTTGACTCTGTGTTGTTTAAGTATATGATGTGTGTTGATTTCATGGTGTCTAAGTTGACGTGGATGGTCTTTTATGTTCTTTTCTTGTCACAAGTATGTTGTTCATATTGCATTGTTTTTCTTCTTGTGCTGTGTGCCCTGCTTTTCCATCCTGTTTTCTTCTGTTATTAGCTTTCGGTAGTGGGACCCATTTCTAACATTCCTTGTTACTTCAATCGCTAAAGGAAGCTATCAAAGATATAGTTCAACCATCATTGAGAAGAGAAGGATTTTCTTCTGTACCTGATGTCACATGGGCTTGTGTCGGAGGTCTTGATTCATTAAAGAAGGAATTGAACCGCTCCATCGTTCGATGTATCAAGTACCCTGAATTTTATAAGGTGCATCATCTTAACTTTCTTCAGTCTGTTATATGGTTTCAATAGTGATTTGGTCCCATAAAAGTTGAATCCTCTTCACAGTATGGACAGCTAATCGAATCATAGGACATCCGTGGCGCTTATTTGGAATGTTGTTTTCAAGCAATCTCTTTAACATTCTCTTTATCCTTTATTTATGTTTTCATGTCCTCTCAAGAAATTTGGAGTCAACATGCAAGCTGGTGTGTTGCTGTTTGGACCTCCGGGCTGTGGGAAAACACTAATAGCAAAAGCAGTTGCACACGATGCAGGGGCTAATTTTATTCATATTAAGGTAAATTGATGCTTAGATTTCCATATTATCAGTCAGTACACTCCTTCCATTTTTGTGGAAATTGCTTATTTACCGCTGAATAATTGCTCATTCAAAAGAGTGTTGCTTGTTCAACAGTCAAAAACGGAATTGATTGCTCACATGCCATCGACTGCTAAGTGGCTGTTAAACTCCGTCGGTTAAATGGTTTTGAATTTatcttttttcctttctttctaAACGAGCATAAAAATATTACTCTGTAACTTATCTGTCATAAGAGAATGAAAAAAGTGACGGTGCAGTTACCTTTGCCTTTGCGACATCAGCATTGGCTTCTAATGATTCTGGATGGACCTCTTTGCCATTCTGGCATCTATATCCACAGCCCTTGCGAACTGGATTGTTGTCGCCCATTTCCTTCTCTTGCCCTTGCTATTCTCAAAATACTTCTTTGGACATTGATGCTGCCCTTTCTTTGCTTTCCCTTGCTACTCTCGACACCACTCTTGTGCAACCATAGAATCGCATCATCCGGTAATACTGTTGATTCGGAATCTTGGTTCTGTTGGCCAGTGCATGAAGCTTGACAAATAGTACCTCTTGCAGCCATGGAATCCCATCCATGGAAGCCGCTGGCAGCCGGATTTTTTTTTTTTACAAATCAATTGATCTGGTTATTGTGCTGGTGCTGTTGTGAGTGGACCTTCTGTTCAACTGAGTTCAGGGTAGTTTTGGCATTACCGGTAGAAACTAACAGCTCTATACGATTTAACTGAATTCTTTTAATAGGATAATGGCGATGGTATGTTGGCAACGAATTGAGTTTTACAATGCTAAATACGGAACATTCACTTTTTAATAGCAAGTGAGCTGTTGAGGAGTTATTCAGTGGTAAATAAGCAATTTCCTCTTCAGTTCTGTACAGACTGCTCAGATATTTCTTTCTCTGGAACTTTAGGGTCCTGAAGGATTGAACAAGTATGTTGGGGAGAGTGAAGCATATATAAGGAGGACATTCGCCCGTGCACGACTCAACTCCCCGTGCATTTTATTTTTTGACGAGGTAAAGTTTCTGTTTAGCTACTTTTGtattccctccgttcggaaataaatTTGAACTAAAACAGCGTCACTTGTTTCCAAACGGAGGTAGTATAATTTAATCTGTTGATGGGAACTTGGCTCAGTCTCTTAACAAATTTGGATGTTTGGTACATTTGTGCTATTGGAAGTGACCAGCAACTTGTGGGTCTTGGTTTTGAAGGTGCTTTTCTCATCATATGTTTCTCAAGTGTTTATTGACTGATGTGCCAGATAGATGCTTTGACAACAAAAAGAGGTATGGAGGGAGCATGGGTTGTTGAACGTCTCCTAAACCAGGTTTGGACATGTTATGTTTGGCAAAATACCGAGATtctttattaatttgtttgttcctTTGCTCAGCATTATTCTACTTGTTCTGATCGCAGTTACTTATTGAACTTGATGGTGCTGATCAGCGTGAAGGTGTTTATGTTATTGGAGCTACAAATAGGTATTGTCAGCCACCGGGTTGTTCCTTTTTACTTATTTGTCCTTGAAAGGAAGGCGTCAACATGCAGTTTCATGTATGGTGCAGAATCGGTGTGATAGATGATGCTCTTCTACGGCCTGGTAGATTGGGGCAGAAGTATTTTGTACCTTTGCCCAGTGCTAATGAGCGGCATTCGATATTAAAAGCCCTAATATGTTCTCAGAGAAAACCTGTATCCAGCACTGTTGATTTGGATGCATTTGCACGTCGTGAGGAGTGCAACAATCTCTCTGGTGCTGACCTAGCATCGCTGGTAATTTCTGTGCCTTTTCATTGAGTTGTCCCGTTAGAAAATTTTCAAAGTGGGCAATCTTTAATTCTTTGTGATGAAGCATGTACTTTAAGAGAACATCAAGGCAACTCACAAACATGCTTCCTTATTAGGTGGACGAAGCAGCCAAGGAAGCTTTGGATGAGAGTTTGGAACTCCTGGAGAATGGGGCATTATCAATAAGTTCGTTGTGTTCAGTTGCTTTGATTGAATTATCGCACTTTGAGCAAGCTCTGTCTAAAATAAAGCCATCGGTGTCGGAACAGGTACATGACATTCTGATAATCAtttattttgcttcaccctcttataGGAGCATGTCTTAACTTTTCTTGCTGTTGGTCATCACAGCAAAGGAAGCACTACGAGGCCTTGTCACAGAAATACTCGGCAATGTAACTGATCCATCACCACATGTATCTGGGTGCCTTGGGAACCATCTTGATGTCTAAATGAGGTGTTCCATGTATTATCTGTATAAATCAGTTAAGACTAGTACTAGGATGGATGCCTTCAAATTGCGTTATTTTCCATTTCCGAATGCACCTTTGTGCTGCGGGTATGCAAGGATATTACAGTTTTCAATGGTCTAACGTCAGATACGATCATAAAAGGGAGGTCCTTGTGTTGCATTCCTTTTCTTTTTTACCTTCACAAAGTCCGTTGATTCCACAAAATGATAATGTTTTTGCATGAAACAGAAGCCTTCTCAAAATAATTGAATCTTCAAACCTTTGTGCTACATCTATGTAAGGATATTACAATTTTCAATGGTTTAATTGTCGGATGTGATCATATGACAACACTAAAGAATTGGATCTCATGAGATTTTTGAAGTTAAGCTCCTTGTGTTGTATTCCTCTCTTGTTTATTCTACCTTCATAAAGTCCGCTCATTCCACAAAAAGAATATGATAAAATGTCCGCTCATTCCACAAAAAGAATATGATAAAATGTCGCATCAAACTGGCACCCTTATCAAAATAATCTAATCTTGTTCAAGAAATCCTCCAATAGCTGGCCCAATAACAAGAGCTATTGCTCACGAAGATGTGACCTACGACATAGAAAATTATCACTCAAGCTTTTGGTGCTCTTTTCAGCAGACTCCCGAAGCATATGCCTGGAGAGTGCAGACACAAATGAGTGTTGAACAACTAATACCATTTTCTTAATTAATCTCAAATCATCCTCATGGTCCATGATTGGTTCTAATATACGATAGAGTAATCCTTGTGCTTGCACACTGACTAATGATATACTAGTGTTTTCAGTTTCCACCCACATCTAAAACACGATAGTATGATAGCTCTCACATCTAATTTTGCTCCATTCCTCTAATTTTGCGTAACTGGTACAAACTGACATGCCTCTAATTTGCTGCATTCCTATCCGAGTTGCTTATTTATTAAGCCTGTAGGGGGAGCTCATCATAATTGTACCCTAGTTGGTCATtacatagttgtggagagaaatgcGAATGTGATGACAGGTCATGCAtttaacatttttttgcgaaataagttCATGCATTTAGCAATGAAGCTGTATACTTTGTCACGAAATTTGTGCCCCCGAGGGTGTACATGTCCATGGTGCAGTGCGGGTACATGTACAAGCAGGACATGGAAGGCGACAAGCCGACAAGGTCCTAAAGTCGGTGCTTGCGACGCTCAAGGAAATTGCTGGCAGTGCTAATGAGCCCGCCATGATGGATTGAGTGTGTAGGAGCCTTGACCGGGAGGACGATTCTGACGGCGAGAGGCAGGGAAGCACATGCACGGATGGTTCATGTGCTTCGACATCAATCACATGCGCATGTTCCTGCAGAAGAACTTCGGGTCCAGCGTTTCCACTGTCAAGGCAGATCATGATAAGACGATGCCAGTTTGAATGTGATACATGATTAAGCTATACTGAATTACCACATTTTAGAACATGTCATCTATGGCCTGGCCCGCCAACTTGGGGGCCCGCAATAGAGATGGCCATCACCAATCCTTGGCCTTCCTCTGGTGATACTAGCAGGACCAGACGGTCATGACCACCTTCCTTGAGTTGATGACCGAGGACATCCTCACACCCGTCGGGCGTAAGCCGCTCCCTGAGTTGGAGCCACTGGTCGCGTCGATCATGTCGTCCAGCCATTTAGCCCCAGCAGCTTCAAAGCCTTCTTCTTCAATTTGGAGAGCTCGTAGCGCAGCTACATCACATGTGCCCCATTGTGGGATACGAACATGTCGTGGAGCGTCTTCCACACCGTGGCTGAGGTGGTGAGCTATGTCCTTAATCATCAATCCAAGGAGGGCGATCAGATCATGACCGTCTGGTCCTGCTAGCACCAGTGGAGGAAGTCTTGAGCTTGGCACGCTCTTGGAGGGGTCTTTTGTTCCTTCAACGACGGTCCGTGGCAGCTAGCAGGCAACAATACGACGATGGAGCAACTCTATAGCCGTACATGTCATCAGAGCTGAGGGCTAGGACGGCTTGTGTTTTCCACGAGGAATTTTTCTCTCACTCGGTGAAGCTTGACGAGGTTTCTGATCTACGTGATCGAGACCTGAGGAAATGTGCTGGTATTGTCACGAGGATGCCGGCGGAGGTGGAAACGATGGCACCAGCAGTGGAAGGGAGACGAGATCGGGCTTCGATTACCATATCAGAGATAATGGGTTTGCCGTGATCCATTAGCCCCAACGGCTTTCATTTACTACAATAGTATATACGTGACTGCCAAGATTATACAAGGATTATGCCAGATCAATCTACGATCGCGTAGGTAATCAACACATTACAGCAGAAGAATCAATTAGCCATAACTACCTGATACGAGTACACATGTAAAAACCAGCTATGGACAATCGGGCACCAGTGGATTTGACAGATGGTCTACTATGAGTGAAATACGTTATCACCGACGGATAGGAAATGAGGACCGGCAGTGGTGACCGAGCTGCCGGCAACGGGAAGAAGATGATCGATGCTCATCAGCGTTGACAGCGCTACGAATGACGAAATCCATCGGTGATCATCCAACTCAACATTGATGGTTGAGGATTAGTGATCGTCTGTTGGGGTGATCTGAACATGTagcactccctccgtaaagaaatataagagtgtttcacTATAGTTAtctataaacgctcttatatttctttctaGAGGGAATACAATACTAGTTAGTTGGTTATGGTAGGTCTCGTGCCCTAGACTCCTAGTAGAGTATGAAAGTTCATGACTTGATCGGTTTACTTTCTGCACATATTGTGGCTATATGCATTGCCATGATGCAGAGGTCTGGGGCTACCTTCCCTTTCATCGGGAAAAAAACACACGCATTGTAGCATCCGAGTCAGGCTGTGTGCCATGCTGTGCTTTCAGTCCGAGTCTAATTGTAAGGGTCTTGGTCGTGGGTTACATAAGCAATTGTAAACCACTGGAAAAACACAAAGAGATGATTGCAGCAATTTATAATGGTACGCATTTACATAAGCTTTACTTTTGCTAATTATTCATCATCTCATCTCAGCACCTTTACACGTATATAAATTATTCACGCCATTTGATAACTAACTAAGGTACACATGACTTCCTGCAAATAAGAGACGCTGGTTACAGTTGATcctaatatatactccctccgttcctaaatgtaagtcttcgaAGAgaattcactatggaccacatacggagtaaaatgagtgaatgtacactctaaaatgcacctatatacatccgtatgtggtccatagtggaatctctacaaaaacttat contains:
- the LOC119278323 gene encoding cell division control protein 48 homolog C-like, which produces MAKRPRRSYSLESRVRRLILSDAGLAVPGSSADDVARAIRSRHREYQRYKLELFASVVRRAIPSLPPPGDASCSDSASGASCRRSSHGATSSSTTTHSPPPPAFDVTKSLLRSCYSSQTSKRDPDTDQQLEMELAVEKVLRRPDAQGGHGGQKGVMFADLGGMESVTEQLRMEVVVPLCHPELPLHLGVRPVAGILLHGPPGCGKTTLAQAIANETGVSFYKRSATEFVSGVSGGSEENIRTLFNDAYRTAPSIVFIDEIDAIAAKRDDMQRGMERRVVTQLMTCMDEFHQNIPSDADDMEDDSQSYEKKKPGYVIVIGATNRPDAVDQALRRPGRFDREIYLGVPDENARKQILERLTQKLRLPPEGQFDLLKIAKATAGFVGADLKALVDTAGSVAMKRFFNARKDKFLKEGNNLDYRKHPLDKHEMQGLSITMDDFEEAIKDIVQPSLRREGFSSVPDVTWACVGGLDSLKKELNRSIVRCIKYPEFYKKFGVNMQAGVLLFGPPGCGKTLIAKAVAHDAGANFIHIKGPEGLNKYVGESEAYIRRTFARARLNSPCILFFDEIDALTTKRGMEGAWVVERLLNQLLIELDGADQREGVYVIGATNRIGVIDDALLRPGRLGQKYFVPLPSANERHSILKALICSQRKPVSSTVDLDAFARREECNNLSGADLASLVDEAAKEALDESLELLENGALSISSLCSVALIELSHFEQALSKIKPSVSEQQRKHYEALSQKYSAM